Proteins found in one Limnobaculum xujianqingii genomic segment:
- a CDS encoding CoA transferase subunit B, with translation MNAKELIARRVALELHDGDIVNLGIGLPTQVVNYLPQDIHITLQSENGFLGLGPVTEAHPNLVNAGGQPCGVLPGAAMFDSAFSFALIRGGHVDASVLGGLQVDQHANLANWMVPGKMVPGMGGAMDLVTGARRVIIAMEHCAKDGSSKILKQCTLPLTAKNKVSMIVTEMGVFEFEKGQLILKEHAPGVTLEAIKAATDAEFSVAANFKVMPIVVEEGVA, from the coding sequence ATGAATGCAAAAGAACTCATCGCTCGCCGCGTAGCCCTTGAGCTGCATGATGGTGACATTGTGAACCTGGGTATCGGCTTACCAACTCAGGTAGTGAACTATTTACCACAAGACATTCATATCACCCTACAGTCAGAAAACGGTTTTCTGGGTTTAGGTCCGGTAACTGAAGCGCATCCTAATCTGGTCAACGCAGGTGGACAACCTTGTGGTGTTCTGCCGGGCGCAGCCATGTTTGACAGTGCCTTCTCTTTTGCCCTTATTCGTGGTGGTCATGTAGATGCCAGCGTTTTAGGCGGTCTGCAAGTTGACCAACATGCCAACCTGGCAAACTGGATGGTTCCGGGAAAAATGGTTCCGGGCATGGGTGGTGCAATGGATCTGGTGACCGGTGCTCGCCGCGTCATTATCGCTATGGAACATTGTGCTAAAGATGGCTCATCAAAAATCCTCAAGCAGTGCACTTTACCGTTAACCGCCAAAAACAAAGTCAGCATGATTGTGACTGAGATGGGCGTGTTCGAGTTTGAAAAGGGACAGCTAATTCTTAAAGAACATGCTCCGGGCGTAACGCTTGAAGCTATCAAAGCTGCAACCGATGCTGAATTCAGCGTTGCTGCAAACTTTAAAGTTATGCCAATCGTTGTTGAGGAAGGTGTAGCATGA
- a CDS encoding purine-nucleoside phosphorylase produces MFKKSVYPLFFLPLFISGQALANEAPIKVKVFVGSMFEIGQNTGDKAGEFQYWYEKYFKNSQPITVKGAASPVFCNDDGVCGSVLGMGKVASSASVQAILLNPKFDMSQTYFMINGVAGTPPSRGTIGDVSWGSWAIDYDLGHRWAPEEGLHNGQTFMPRKGYENIRSYQLNSTLVSWAMNITGQTKLLDSEGAQKYRERYPDDNARRAPKVLTGTHMTGDTFFHGPGMSKEAQYIAKLYGADDYLVTEMEIAAITQVIARTQGTTQRVFSLRGSVNFDQGNPNETTLEHLDPAPGQTAGGFKETVENIATVGGKMTDYIVAHWDTWQNGVPPLK; encoded by the coding sequence ATGTTTAAAAAGAGTGTGTACCCATTGTTTTTTCTTCCCCTTTTTATCTCTGGTCAGGCTCTGGCCAACGAAGCCCCAATTAAAGTAAAAGTGTTCGTCGGTTCTATGTTTGAGATCGGCCAAAACACCGGAGATAAAGCCGGAGAATTCCAGTATTGGTATGAGAAATATTTTAAAAATAGCCAACCAATCACGGTTAAAGGTGCTGCATCACCGGTTTTCTGTAATGACGATGGCGTATGCGGTTCCGTATTAGGCATGGGTAAAGTAGCCTCTTCCGCCTCTGTACAGGCTATCCTGTTAAATCCAAAGTTTGATATGTCGCAAACTTATTTCATGATTAACGGCGTTGCTGGCACTCCGCCATCTCGCGGAACTATCGGTGATGTAAGCTGGGGCTCATGGGCAATCGATTACGATTTGGGTCACCGTTGGGCGCCAGAAGAAGGATTACACAACGGCCAGACTTTTATGCCGCGTAAAGGTTACGAAAATATCCGCAGTTATCAGCTTAATTCTACGCTGGTTTCCTGGGCTATGAATATCACCGGGCAAACCAAACTACTGGATTCTGAAGGCGCACAAAAATACCGTGAGCGTTACCCTGATGATAACGCCAGACGTGCACCAAAGGTTCTGACTGGTACTCACATGACGGGCGATACTTTCTTCCATGGTCCGGGAATGTCAAAAGAGGCTCAGTACATTGCTAAACTGTACGGTGCGGATGACTATCTGGTAACAGAAATGGAAATTGCGGCCATCACTCAGGTTATTGCCCGCACGCAAGGCACCACTCAGCGCGTATTCAGCCTGCGTGGTTCAGTTAACTTCGATCAGGGCAATCCTAACGAAACCACGCTGGAGCACTTAGACCCGGCTCCAGGCCAAACTGCTGGCGGTTTTAAAGAAACTGTAGAGAATATTGCTACGGTGGGCGGAAAAATGACGGATTACATTGTGGCCCATTGGGATACATGGCAGAACGGCGTACCGCCACTGAAATAA
- a CDS encoding polyurethane esterase yields MAIFDIKGYSSRQSAELVYQSLAINNYSFRGLYEGLAEGYYQYGMTTTGIVPMVWTGLFGSKTSQGVMSWSGLRGAEERSYQDVVDSGWQRISASELNYQGKEDQWNAIVGEHPLFRAAQADVLGLRDEQGQLSKITIAFRGVTGERENLIADTVMDVVNLYNSILKPQPDYLPKAFGNLLQTIAEFAQANGLSGEDIIFTGHSLGGSLVSNMAMLSEAEWNGFYKDSVYLSSASSRIDGNATNVLHYGLENDPVYRVTDSGKIMFFDSLFVHDQEYPNSTDNIVGFNDFYAGKAGLLNWLPYSIANLAAWTVHMSFTYDDTIKSIIRSQFCDLTEQDSVIVVSSLSDVTRSNTWVEDIQSATSSHYGKSAFILGSDHDDLLRGGSGNDRLEGFAGDDRFQLGQGHNIVAGGDGNDVLELTYPLSEYSISRDSEGTLYLYHAQQGTLNTLYDVEYLTDNTDSGTTYRIGESGLQRVDDPSIVYDYATTTIGSADNDQLQLMENGWIFGGDGNDTLTGSDEGTLFFAGKGDDALVSLADDLFVFNDGDGADVIHGFDQGDRVQLVGVVGLTHVEDLFKDIMMTEQGAMINYGENNSILLIDVPREQLSMDQFILV; encoded by the coding sequence ATGGCTATCTTTGATATAAAAGGATATTCCAGTAGACAGTCAGCAGAATTAGTTTACCAGTCTTTAGCAATTAATAATTATTCATTTCGAGGTTTATATGAAGGGCTGGCAGAGGGGTATTACCAATATGGTATGACGACCACAGGAATTGTTCCAATGGTGTGGACCGGTCTGTTTGGTTCTAAAACTTCTCAGGGAGTAATGAGCTGGAGTGGGTTACGAGGTGCTGAAGAACGAAGCTATCAGGATGTCGTGGATAGTGGATGGCAGCGAATTTCCGCCAGCGAATTAAACTATCAGGGAAAAGAAGACCAATGGAATGCTATTGTTGGTGAACATCCATTATTCCGCGCTGCTCAGGCTGATGTTTTAGGATTACGCGACGAGCAAGGGCAGCTAAGTAAAATCACTATTGCTTTTCGTGGCGTTACTGGTGAACGGGAAAATCTGATTGCCGATACGGTGATGGATGTAGTGAATCTTTATAACAGCATTTTAAAACCTCAACCGGATTATCTACCTAAAGCCTTCGGTAATTTACTGCAAACTATTGCTGAATTCGCTCAGGCAAACGGCTTGAGCGGGGAGGATATCATTTTTACTGGTCACAGCTTAGGTGGTTCGCTGGTTAGTAATATGGCGATGTTAAGCGAAGCCGAATGGAATGGTTTTTATAAAGACTCAGTGTATTTATCTTCAGCTTCTTCACGTATTGATGGCAATGCAACGAATGTTTTGCATTATGGCCTGGAGAACGATCCCGTTTATCGGGTAACTGATAGCGGAAAAATTATGTTCTTTGATTCGTTATTTGTACACGATCAGGAATATCCTAACTCCACAGATAATATTGTCGGCTTTAACGATTTTTATGCAGGTAAAGCAGGATTACTGAACTGGTTACCCTATAGCATTGCTAATTTGGCGGCGTGGACCGTGCATATGTCGTTTACCTATGACGATACCATTAAGAGTATTATTCGTTCTCAATTCTGCGATTTAACCGAGCAAGATTCAGTGATTGTTGTATCCAGTTTGTCTGATGTGACGCGGAGTAATACATGGGTGGAAGATATTCAATCCGCAACCTCCAGCCATTATGGAAAAAGCGCATTTATTCTTGGTTCTGACCATGATGACCTGTTACGTGGTGGCTCAGGTAACGATCGCCTGGAAGGTTTTGCTGGCGATGACCGTTTTCAATTAGGGCAAGGGCATAACATTGTCGCCGGTGGTGATGGGAATGATGTGCTTGAATTGACCTATCCTCTGTCTGAATACAGCATCAGCCGTGATAGTGAAGGAACTTTGTATTTATATCACGCTCAGCAAGGCACATTAAATACTTTATATGATGTGGAATATCTGACAGATAACACTGATAGCGGCACGACCTATCGAATAGGTGAAAGTGGATTACAGCGAGTAGATGATCCTTCGATTGTTTATGACTATGCCACAACAACAATAGGATCTGCAGATAATGACCAACTACAGTTAATGGAAAATGGCTGGATATTTGGTGGTGATGGTAATGACACGTTAACCGGTAGTGATGAGGGCACGTTATTTTTTGCCGGTAAAGGTGATGACGCATTGGTCAGTTTGGCTGACGATCTGTTTGTATTTAATGATGGTGATGGCGCTGATGTGATTCATGGTTTTGATCAGGGAGATAGGGTTCAGTTGGTTGGCGTAGTGGGATTAACTCATGTTGAAGATTTATTTAAAGATATCATGATGACCGAACAAGGTGCGATGATAAATTATGGGGAAAATAACTCAATATTGCTGATTGATGTACCTCGTGAACAGCTGAGTATGGACCAATTTATTCTGGTTTAA
- the atoC gene encoding acetoacetate metabolism transcriptional regulator AtoC translates to MKKSYRILIVDDEESVRRMLTTVFTRDGHQPICAEDGQQALELFEQQTPDIVLMDIRMPKLNGMEALQVMRQTHQNIPVILMTAYAAVETAVEALRLGAFDYVIKPFDLDELKMMIGRAMQLREMKQEINLLHRALSDSYQWDRILTNSPKMMELCRDTAKIAQSNASVLITGESGTGKELIAKAIHYNSPRAKGPFIKINCGALPESLLESELFGHEKGAFTGAQTQRQGLFERANQGTLLLDEVGEMPHNLQVKLLRVLQEREFERLGGSQTIKTDIRLIAATNRNLAAMVEQGEFRQDLFYRLNVIHLSPIPLRERPEDISLLAQHFLQKFSAENGKEIVELDPSTLTILESYPWPGNVRELSNAIERAVIMSTGFIIFPDELPEHLQQQLNVPHISETVHTLIGHTLKENLKAYERELICTALANNQGNRVQTARVLGISRRALMYKLQEYRID, encoded by the coding sequence ATGAAAAAATCCTACCGTATTCTGATCGTTGATGATGAAGAGAGTGTTCGTCGTATGCTAACCACGGTATTTACCCGTGACGGACACCAGCCTATTTGTGCAGAAGACGGTCAGCAGGCGTTAGAACTGTTTGAACAACAGACGCCGGATATCGTTCTAATGGATATCCGCATGCCAAAGCTAAACGGTATGGAAGCACTACAGGTGATGCGGCAAACTCATCAAAACATACCGGTAATTTTGATGACCGCCTATGCGGCGGTAGAAACCGCGGTAGAGGCTCTACGTCTGGGGGCGTTTGATTATGTAATTAAGCCTTTCGATCTCGATGAGCTGAAAATGATGATCGGCCGTGCCATGCAACTAAGAGAAATGAAGCAGGAAATTAATCTGCTGCATCGCGCATTGTCAGACAGCTATCAGTGGGATCGTATTCTGACTAACAGCCCTAAAATGATGGAACTGTGTAGAGATACGGCAAAAATAGCTCAGAGTAACGCCAGCGTGCTGATTACCGGAGAAAGCGGTACCGGTAAAGAGTTAATCGCCAAAGCAATTCACTACAACAGCCCACGCGCCAAAGGCCCTTTTATAAAAATTAACTGTGGTGCGCTACCGGAGTCTTTACTGGAGAGTGAACTGTTTGGCCATGAGAAAGGGGCATTTACCGGTGCACAAACTCAGCGTCAGGGGCTATTTGAACGCGCTAACCAAGGGACTCTGCTATTAGATGAAGTGGGGGAAATGCCCCATAATTTACAGGTAAAGCTGTTACGGGTTTTGCAGGAGAGAGAGTTTGAACGACTGGGTGGAAGCCAGACTATTAAAACCGATATCCGTCTGATTGCTGCCACTAACCGTAATCTGGCGGCTATGGTAGAACAGGGAGAGTTTCGTCAGGACCTGTTCTATCGCCTGAACGTAATACATCTTTCACCAATCCCTCTGCGTGAACGCCCGGAAGATATATCTTTACTGGCTCAGCATTTTTTACAAAAATTCAGTGCGGAAAACGGCAAAGAGATAGTAGAACTGGACCCCAGCACATTAACCATTCTTGAAAGCTATCCATGGCCAGGAAACGTCAGAGAGCTCTCCAACGCCATTGAGCGCGCGGTTATCATGAGTACCGGATTTATTATCTTCCCTGATGAATTGCCGGAACACTTACAGCAACAGCTCAATGTTCCCCATATCAGCGAAACGGTACACACCCTGATAGGGCATACGCTAAAAGAAAATCTGAAAGCATATGAGCGTGAATTAATTTGCACTGCGCTGGCTAACAATCAGGGTAATCGGGTTCAGACCGCCCGAGTATTGGGGATTAGTCGTCGGGCATTAATGTATAAATTACAAGAATACCGTATTGACTAA
- the atoD gene encoding acetate CoA-transferase subunit alpha — translation MKNKHIDIQQAAEYFRDGMTIMVGGFMGVGTPPRLVEALLNSGVKDLTIIANDTAFVDTGIGPLVVNGRVKKVIASHIGTNPETGRRMIAGEMEVELVPQGTLIERIRCGGAGLGGFLTPTGVGTVVEEGKQKLTIDGVEYLLELPLRADLALIQSHIADHQGNLVYQLTTRNFNPIIALAADVVIAEPDSLVAVGDIAPDHVMTPGALIDHIVYPKES, via the coding sequence ATGAAAAATAAACATATTGATATACAGCAGGCTGCTGAATATTTTCGTGATGGTATGACTATCATGGTTGGCGGTTTCATGGGTGTGGGGACACCGCCGCGTCTGGTCGAGGCCCTCCTTAATTCTGGTGTGAAAGATTTAACTATCATTGCTAACGATACTGCATTTGTTGATACCGGCATTGGCCCGTTAGTGGTTAACGGCCGGGTTAAGAAAGTCATTGCTTCACACATCGGCACCAACCCTGAAACGGGTCGTCGTATGATTGCCGGAGAAATGGAAGTTGAACTGGTACCTCAGGGCACGCTGATCGAACGAATCCGCTGTGGCGGTGCTGGCTTAGGTGGTTTCTTAACCCCTACTGGTGTAGGTACTGTCGTTGAAGAAGGCAAACAAAAACTCACCATCGACGGTGTTGAATATCTTCTGGAACTCCCTCTGCGTGCTGATTTAGCACTGATTCAATCTCACATAGCCGATCATCAGGGCAATCTGGTTTATCAGTTAACCACACGTAACTTTAACCCGATCATCGCGCTGGCCGCAGATGTGGTTATTGCTGAACCGGATAGTCTGGTGGCTGTGGGCGATATCGCTCCCGACCACGTCATGACGCCTGGTGCATTAATCGATCACATTGTTTATCCAAAGGAGAGCTAA
- the atoS gene encoding two-component system sensor histidine kinase AtoS, protein MSSPILDYKRFIQRFRPHTLRSKMMVLAIVMVSLPTLVIGYFVETEGRDALLQEKKIKLSAVTQLLDDALKDSFKLYPDLPRDQRIAALNKQLAPVTDTITKAFSGVGAGYYNRELDAIITYGPQALHGNAVGVTIKQDHPGRDVMASGEPLVRWGSQVRGNIMNSMIPIKRDDQVIGYIWANELSNDIARQALAMDLKIIAVICIGMLFSIWLIVAFSRRFASDIDTIKSGLNELPLNLKTQIPPMKGEMGEISDSVNSLSRALREAKTLNELIIESAADGVISVDIEGCVTMMNPAAEEITGYRQKELIGRPYAEIFENTNFFSPVLDTLIHDIEHVALEVDYPGKNRTIQISVSTSQLRNAQGDTVGALVIFTDLTAKKEVQRRIEQAERLATLGELMAGVAHEVRNPLTAISGFVQILKDSETDPQRLEYTQIILKEVHSINKVIQQLLDFARPRPSLYQKINLNQIINQSLILVKTKGVEARIDFVVQLEESLSDIEADGELLKQVLLNLLINAVQSIAARGEIIITTRALSPDWQEITISDNGCGISDEIKTKIFDPFYTTKPSGTGLGLSISHRIITAHDGDITLTSKLNQGTTFTIVLPVKHSEGIPQ, encoded by the coding sequence CTTCTCCCATTTTGGACTACAAACGGTTCATTCAACGATTCAGGCCACATACTTTACGCAGCAAAATGATGGTATTGGCGATTGTAATGGTTTCGCTGCCTACGCTGGTTATTGGCTACTTTGTTGAAACTGAAGGCCGGGATGCACTTCTGCAGGAAAAAAAGATTAAATTATCTGCCGTAACGCAATTGCTAGATGATGCACTAAAAGATTCATTTAAACTCTATCCTGACCTGCCTCGCGATCAACGTATAGCCGCACTGAATAAACAGCTGGCACCGGTTACTGACACTATTACCAAAGCGTTTTCCGGCGTAGGCGCGGGGTATTACAATCGGGAACTGGATGCCATTATTACCTATGGCCCACAAGCACTACATGGCAATGCCGTAGGCGTCACGATCAAGCAAGACCATCCCGGTCGTGACGTGATGGCAAGCGGAGAACCACTTGTTCGTTGGGGGTCGCAGGTACGGGGCAACATCATGAACTCAATGATCCCAATTAAGCGTGATGATCAGGTCATTGGCTATATCTGGGCCAATGAGCTGTCCAATGATATTGCCCGTCAGGCGTTAGCCATGGATTTGAAGATCATTGCCGTAATCTGTATTGGTATGCTGTTCAGTATCTGGTTGATTGTCGCTTTTTCCCGCAGATTTGCCTCAGATATTGATACAATTAAGTCAGGTCTGAATGAATTACCCCTCAATCTAAAAACACAAATCCCACCCATGAAGGGGGAAATGGGAGAAATATCCGACAGCGTAAACTCACTCTCCCGCGCGCTAAGAGAAGCAAAAACGTTAAACGAGTTGATTATTGAAAGCGCTGCCGACGGAGTGATCTCTGTGGATATCGAAGGCTGTGTCACTATGATGAACCCGGCTGCAGAAGAAATTACTGGCTATCGTCAAAAAGAGCTGATCGGCAGGCCCTATGCAGAAATATTTGAAAACACCAATTTCTTTAGCCCGGTACTCGACACCTTAATCCACGATATCGAGCATGTGGCATTGGAAGTAGATTATCCAGGTAAAAACCGCACCATACAGATTAGCGTCAGCACCAGCCAACTGCGTAATGCTCAGGGAGATACTGTTGGTGCTCTGGTTATTTTTACTGATTTAACCGCTAAAAAAGAGGTTCAACGCCGTATTGAACAGGCAGAGCGTTTGGCGACCCTAGGTGAGTTGATGGCCGGTGTGGCGCATGAAGTTCGTAATCCGTTAACCGCTATTAGTGGGTTTGTTCAGATCCTAAAAGACAGTGAAACCGACCCACAGCGGTTGGAATATACTCAAATCATTCTGAAAGAAGTCCACTCCATCAACAAAGTCATTCAACAGCTATTAGACTTTGCTCGCCCAAGGCCAAGCCTGTACCAGAAAATAAATTTAAATCAGATTATTAATCAAAGCCTGATTCTGGTAAAAACCAAAGGGGTTGAGGCCAGAATTGATTTTGTGGTTCAACTCGAAGAGTCGTTGTCCGATATTGAAGCCGATGGAGAACTATTAAAGCAAGTATTGCTCAATTTGTTGATCAATGCCGTGCAGTCTATTGCTGCTCGTGGTGAAATAATTATTACTACTCGTGCGCTATCACCAGACTGGCAAGAAATCACTATTTCCGATAACGGTTGTGGTATCAGTGACGAAATAAAAACTAAAATATTTGATCCGTTTTATACCACCAAACCATCGGGTACTGGGCTCGGTCTCTCAATCAGCCACCGCATTATTACCGCCCACGATGGGGATATTACGCTGACAAGTAAGCTTAATCAGGGAACCACCTTTACCATCGTATTACCGGTTAAGCATAGCGAAGGAATTCCACAATGA
- a CDS encoding acetyl-CoA C-acetyltransferase: MNNIVIVSAARTAIGSFNGALASVSAVDLGSVVIREAMARAGISGGTVDEVIFGNVLQAGLGQNPARQALLKSGIPETVCAYTVNKVCGSGLKSVALAAQAILAGDAQAIIAGGMENMSQAPYLLDSKARWGYRLGDGKLMDVILQDGLMCATHGYHMGITAENVAKEYDISREAQDALALASQQKAVAAINSGAFAKEIVPVTVKTRKGEIIVDTDEFPKADTTAEGLAKLRPAFTKEGTVTAGNASGINDGAAALVVMSESRAKELGLTPLARIRGYANGGVAPSLMGMGPVPATLNALKKTGLSLSDIDLIEANEAFAAQFLAVGKTLGFDAAKVNVNGGAIALGHPIGASGARILVTLLHSLQARDKTLGLATLCIGGGQGTAMIVERMS; encoded by the coding sequence ATGAACAACATTGTTATCGTCAGCGCAGCGCGCACCGCCATTGGCAGCTTTAATGGTGCACTGGCTTCGGTTTCCGCCGTTGATTTAGGTTCAGTGGTTATTCGTGAAGCAATGGCCCGTGCTGGTATCAGCGGTGGAACAGTTGATGAAGTTATTTTTGGTAATGTATTACAGGCTGGCTTAGGTCAAAACCCGGCTCGTCAGGCACTGCTGAAAAGCGGTATCCCTGAAACGGTTTGTGCTTATACCGTTAACAAGGTCTGTGGCTCCGGCCTGAAAAGCGTCGCTCTGGCAGCACAAGCTATTCTTGCCGGTGATGCTCAGGCAATTATTGCTGGCGGCATGGAAAACATGAGTCAGGCCCCTTACCTGCTGGATAGCAAAGCGCGTTGGGGTTACCGTTTAGGTGATGGCAAACTGATGGATGTTATCCTGCAGGATGGCTTAATGTGTGCCACTCATGGTTACCATATGGGTATCACCGCAGAAAACGTGGCTAAAGAGTATGATATCAGCCGCGAAGCACAGGATGCACTGGCGCTGGCATCACAGCAAAAAGCAGTTGCTGCCATTAACAGCGGTGCATTTGCCAAAGAGATCGTTCCGGTAACGGTAAAAACTCGCAAGGGCGAAATCATTGTTGATACTGATGAATTCCCGAAAGCCGATACCACGGCAGAAGGTCTGGCAAAACTACGCCCGGCCTTCACCAAAGAGGGAACGGTAACGGCAGGTAACGCTTCTGGTATTAACGATGGCGCTGCAGCACTGGTGGTTATGTCTGAAAGCCGTGCTAAAGAGCTCGGATTAACGCCTTTAGCCCGCATCAGAGGCTATGCCAACGGCGGTGTCGCCCCATCACTGATGGGTATGGGCCCGGTTCCTGCAACGCTGAACGCGTTAAAGAAAACCGGCCTGTCACTGTCTGATATCGACCTGATTGAAGCTAACGAAGCTTTCGCCGCTCAGTTCCTGGCAGTAGGTAAAACGCTGGGATTCGATGCTGCCAAAGTTAACGTTAACGGTGGCGCTATCGCTTTGGGTCATCCAATTGGTGCATCTGGTGCGCGTATTCTGGTAACTCTGCTGCACTCGTTACAGGCCAGAGATAAGACTTTAGGTCTGGCAACACTGTGTATTGGTGGTGGTCAGGGTACTGCAATGATTGTTGAGCGTATGAGTTAA
- a CDS encoding TIGR00366 family protein, producing the protein MIGRISRFLTGFVSRYLPDPLIFAMLLTMLTFVIALALTPHTPVDMVQMWGNGFWNLLGFGMQMALIIVTGHALASSAPVKRILKLTASAAKTPAQGVMLVTFFGSVACVINWGFGLVVGAMFAREVARRVKGSDYPLLIACAYIGFLTWGGGFSGSMPLLAATPGNPVEHIAGLIPVSQTIFTDYNIFITLSLIVVMPFVTRMMMPKPEDVVTVDPSLLAEEPDFQKKLPADAPVAEKMEESRIIAWIIGVLGIAYLGMYFYEKGFNITINTVNMMFMIAGLLLHKTPMAYMRAISAAAKSTAGILVQFPFYAGIQLMMEHSGLGGLITEWFINVANKDTFPIMTFFSSALINFAVPSGGGHWVIQGPFVMPAAQALGADLGKSAMAIAYGEQWMNMAQPFWALPALAIAGLGVRDIMGYCVTALLFSGIIFVIGLTVF; encoded by the coding sequence ATGATCGGCCGCATATCTCGCTTCTTAACCGGCTTTGTTAGCCGCTATTTACCCGATCCATTAATTTTCGCCATGCTGTTAACCATGCTCACTTTTGTGATTGCACTGGCTCTGACACCGCATACACCTGTTGATATGGTGCAAATGTGGGGTAACGGCTTCTGGAACCTGCTTGGTTTCGGTATGCAAATGGCGTTGATTATCGTAACAGGACATGCTTTGGCCAGTTCCGCGCCGGTTAAACGCATTCTGAAGTTAACTGCATCTGCTGCTAAAACGCCTGCTCAAGGCGTTATGCTGGTGACTTTCTTCGGTTCCGTTGCCTGTGTGATTAACTGGGGCTTTGGCCTGGTAGTAGGCGCCATGTTTGCTCGTGAAGTTGCTCGTCGGGTGAAAGGCTCTGACTATCCGTTGTTGATTGCCTGTGCTTACATCGGCTTCCTGACATGGGGTGGCGGTTTCTCTGGTTCAATGCCTCTGCTGGCGGCAACTCCGGGCAACCCTGTTGAACATATCGCTGGGCTGATTCCGGTTTCTCAAACCATCTTTACTGACTACAACATCTTTATTACATTATCTCTGATTGTGGTGATGCCGTTTGTTACCCGTATGATGATGCCAAAACCAGAAGATGTGGTAACCGTTGATCCATCTCTGCTGGCTGAAGAGCCTGACTTCCAGAAAAAACTTCCTGCTGATGCTCCAGTGGCAGAGAAAATGGAAGAAAGCCGTATTATCGCGTGGATCATTGGAGTTCTGGGTATTGCTTACTTAGGCATGTATTTTTACGAGAAAGGCTTCAATATCACTATCAACACCGTCAACATGATGTTTATGATTGCCGGCTTGCTGCTGCACAAAACACCAATGGCCTATATGCGCGCCATTTCTGCCGCAGCGAAAAGTACCGCAGGTATTCTGGTACAGTTCCCGTTCTATGCGGGTATCCAGTTAATGATGGAACACTCCGGTTTAGGTGGCCTGATCACCGAATGGTTTATTAACGTCGCCAACAAAGATACCTTCCCAATCATGACCTTCTTCAGCTCTGCGTTGATTAACTTCGCGGTACCATCAGGCGGCGGTCACTGGGTTATTCAGGGTCCATTCGTTATGCCTGCGGCACAAGCTTTAGGCGCCGATCTGGGTAAATCAGCTATGGCAATTGCCTACGGTGAACAGTGGATGAACATGGCGCAACCATTCTGGGCTCTGCCTGCTCTGGCTATTGCTGGTTTAGGGGTTCGGGACATTATGGGCTATTGCGTTACCGCCCTGCTATTCTCCGGAATCATATTTGTTATCGGCCTCACCGTATTCTGA